One stretch of Priestia megaterium DNA includes these proteins:
- a CDS encoding sensor histidine kinase, with protein MNRISIKLGLLFLMFILLIEAALFFYLYSGLANTRISEELESLRLRGNSHREVLEKHHDSATLNHVALMESEAETDVVITDKTGKIISSSRPLIQGARKAVEKWKGKSLTYKGEIMQGDWKSKPYIATASPIKKGRQQFGTVYMFKNTNDIHEMIARLQHHFYVAGAVSILFSIVTIFALSKFITAPLIKMKKATEKLSQGDLSVKLGAHSRDELGQLGMSIQSLANELQRLRKERNEFLSSISHELQTPLMYLKGYADVARRPSNTTEERDKYLAIVEEEAERISQLVKDLFQLAQLDQHTFFIQKQKVELATYLHTICAHFNLALKEKEMELDISCPQGLYISLDPERFQQVIINLLDNAMKYSKEGTKIDLIVKKSAESLTITLKDQGIGIPEKDLPYVFDKLYRVEKSRSRKSGGYGLGLSIIKEIIEAHGGEITITSEMEKGTTVEIVLREDG; from the coding sequence ATGAATAGAATTTCTATTAAGCTTGGACTCTTATTTTTAATGTTCATTTTACTAATTGAAGCCGCTCTCTTTTTTTACTTATATAGCGGTCTTGCCAACACACGAATTTCAGAGGAATTAGAAAGTTTGCGTTTAAGAGGAAACAGTCACCGGGAAGTATTAGAGAAGCATCATGATTCGGCTACGCTTAACCATGTTGCACTGATGGAATCTGAAGCAGAAACTGATGTTGTCATAACAGATAAAACAGGAAAAATTATCAGTTCGTCCAGGCCTTTAATTCAAGGTGCAAGAAAAGCAGTAGAGAAATGGAAAGGAAAGTCTCTTACATACAAAGGTGAAATTATGCAAGGCGACTGGAAAAGCAAACCTTATATCGCCACAGCATCACCTATTAAAAAAGGCCGTCAGCAGTTCGGAACCGTTTATATGTTCAAAAACACAAATGATATTCACGAAATGATTGCGAGACTACAGCATCATTTTTACGTAGCGGGAGCTGTTTCCATTTTATTTTCGATTGTGACTATTTTTGCTCTGTCTAAATTTATAACCGCTCCTTTAATCAAGATGAAAAAAGCAACCGAGAAGCTGAGTCAAGGAGATTTGTCTGTAAAGCTTGGTGCTCATTCAAGAGATGAACTCGGACAATTAGGAATGTCCATTCAGTCGCTAGCGAATGAGCTGCAGCGGTTACGAAAAGAGAGAAATGAATTTTTAAGCAGCATTTCACATGAACTTCAAACTCCTTTGATGTATTTAAAGGGCTATGCGGACGTAGCAAGAAGGCCTTCTAATACAACAGAAGAACGTGATAAATATCTTGCTATTGTGGAAGAAGAAGCGGAAAGAATTTCACAGTTAGTCAAAGATTTGTTTCAGCTGGCGCAGCTGGATCAGCATACATTTTTTATTCAAAAACAAAAAGTAGAACTGGCTACATATTTGCACACCATATGCGCGCATTTTAATTTAGCTTTAAAAGAAAAAGAGATGGAGCTGGACATAAGCTGCCCTCAAGGTCTTTACATTTCACTAGATCCTGAAAGATTTCAGCAAGTGATTATCAATTTACTTGATAACGCAATGAAATATTCAAAAGAAGGGACTAAAATTGATTTAATTGTAAAAAAATCAGCTGAATCATTGACAATAACTCTTAAAGATCAAGGAATAGGCATTCCAGAAAAAGATCTGCCTTACGTATTTGACAAGCTGTATCGAGTGGAAAAATCCCGCTCGAGAAAAAGCGGAGGTTACGGATTAGGCTTATCAATTATAAAAGAGATAATAGAGGCTCATGGAGGGGAAATAACAATCACAAGCGAGATGGAAAAAGGAACGACTGTAGAGATTGTATTAAGAGAGGATGGATAG
- a CDS encoding glycosyltransferase, with product MQTTRFNKKNRRGEKTAGSHTDKSKKKFIFETSSLKRWHIIISLFILVIIFTLFSAFVSGLSLHFNPVLPTWGTEEKNEFSTIYPSDNDSGQLSSFSEDESHKKFLENRIVNKDDFYAFYVNWDKNSERSLKNNIDQIDVLVPQWFSLNSNLELKSSVQKGIGDFAKKHHTKVLPLLTNESNGKWDEQTVHRLLQSPQEQSKLIHNLHHQIKENGYDGVNIDFENIKSSDRDLLTDFMKKLYTAFHEDGLMVTMDVPPANKAFDYSRLEQYNDRMILMMYDEHFQSPGPIASFSWYQNNLSKSLKDKMIVSLGNYGYDWDEKSKQGGEVVSFEDVMRMAQKAHLNVEWDDKSKTPYVNYKDGTGTHELWFLDSVTFYNQWKAASSSGAKGVALWRLGTEDPSVWDVVKGHKVSEIQTVKNGEIAYNYGEGSILHAKTEASSGERRFAFDSKGFISGEEYTAMPQAPEIERLSKIFNKEIVLTFDDGPDPEYTEKILKILKAHDVKATFFMIGENAVFHQDIVKQVYEDGHEIGNHTFFHPNTINISKNQLKYEVNATERVIQGITGHSSILYRPPYGDNQNTYNGYDETVYDPASFQKMADTTKMGYITVNYDIDSSDWKAKNSKEIVNRVMKQAENGDIILLHDGGGNREATVEALPQIIEKLQAQGYTFVTAGDLTNKSRESTMPAVLKAENPIIQNIKLILANIAALHTVFFVLFYGTLIVFTLRLLIVFYLALKHKRKADKLQFDASYQPLVSVVVAAYNEENVINRTIKSVLKSSYQNLEIIMVDDGSTDGTSKAVTEAFKNNDKFHLLRKKNGGKAAAINLGIQKAQGDIIVSIDADTIISPEAISLMVRHFNDEKVGAVSGNIKVGNVRNLLTIWQHIEYVSGFNLEKRAFSMLNCVTVVPGAIGAWRKKLVQELGYFTADTLAEDTDMSLRILRSGYKISIEEKASAYTEAPEKRKDFLKQRHRWNFGTLQCLWKHKRAFGGRKHKALGFMALPNMLLFQFIFPLFAPFLDLLFVLRLCTGDVKHSVLLYGCYFIVDFLVCLVAFRLERISSKALIALVIQRIVYRYLLLWVAWKAVLAALKGTRVGWNKLKRSGNLQVTRDSSAERTG from the coding sequence GTGCAAACAACACGATTCAACAAAAAGAACAGGCGAGGTGAGAAGACGGCTGGTTCGCACACGGACAAAAGTAAGAAAAAATTCATTTTTGAGACTAGTTCTCTAAAACGATGGCATATCATTATAAGTCTATTTATACTCGTAATCATTTTTACTCTTTTTTCAGCTTTCGTTTCAGGCTTAAGTCTTCACTTTAATCCGGTCTTGCCAACATGGGGGACTGAAGAAAAGAATGAATTTTCGACTATTTATCCGTCCGATAACGATAGCGGCCAGCTCTCTTCTTTTTCAGAAGATGAGTCTCATAAAAAGTTTTTAGAAAACCGGATTGTGAACAAAGATGATTTTTATGCGTTCTATGTTAATTGGGATAAAAATAGTGAACGTTCATTAAAAAATAATATTGACCAAATTGACGTTCTTGTACCTCAATGGTTTTCATTAAATTCGAACTTGGAATTAAAAAGCAGTGTTCAAAAAGGTATCGGAGATTTTGCTAAAAAGCATCATACAAAGGTTTTACCGTTGCTGACAAATGAGTCAAATGGAAAATGGGATGAGCAAACGGTTCACCGCTTGCTGCAATCTCCTCAGGAACAATCCAAACTCATACATAATTTACATCATCAAATTAAAGAAAATGGATATGATGGGGTAAATATAGATTTTGAAAATATCAAAAGCAGCGACAGAGATTTACTAACAGACTTTATGAAGAAACTTTATACAGCCTTCCATGAAGATGGGTTAATGGTAACTATGGATGTGCCTCCAGCTAATAAAGCATTCGATTATAGCCGTTTAGAACAGTATAATGACCGTATGATTTTAATGATGTACGACGAGCACTTTCAAAGCCCGGGTCCTATTGCTTCATTTTCTTGGTATCAAAACAATTTATCAAAATCGTTAAAAGATAAGATGATTGTTAGTCTTGGAAACTATGGATATGACTGGGATGAAAAGAGCAAGCAAGGCGGAGAGGTTGTATCATTTGAAGACGTCATGCGAATGGCTCAAAAAGCCCACTTGAATGTAGAGTGGGATGATAAAAGCAAAACGCCGTATGTAAATTATAAAGACGGAACGGGTACGCATGAGCTATGGTTTTTGGACAGCGTGACATTTTATAACCAGTGGAAAGCTGCTTCATCAAGCGGTGCCAAAGGAGTTGCTTTATGGAGACTGGGAACGGAAGACCCGTCTGTGTGGGATGTAGTAAAAGGACATAAAGTAAGTGAGATTCAGACTGTCAAAAATGGAGAAATTGCTTACAATTATGGAGAAGGAAGCATACTTCATGCAAAAACAGAGGCTTCTTCAGGAGAAAGACGTTTTGCTTTTGATTCGAAAGGATTTATTTCAGGGGAAGAGTACACAGCAATGCCGCAAGCTCCTGAGATTGAGCGGCTGAGCAAAATATTTAACAAAGAAATTGTTTTGACATTTGATGATGGGCCAGATCCTGAATACACAGAGAAAATTTTAAAAATTTTAAAAGCCCATGATGTAAAAGCTACTTTCTTTATGATTGGTGAAAATGCAGTATTTCATCAAGATATTGTTAAACAAGTATATGAAGATGGTCATGAAATTGGAAATCATACATTTTTCCATCCAAATACAATCAATATTTCTAAAAATCAGCTAAAGTATGAAGTAAATGCAACAGAACGAGTCATTCAAGGTATAACTGGTCATTCATCTATTTTATATCGGCCTCCGTATGGAGATAATCAAAACACTTATAATGGTTACGATGAAACGGTATATGACCCAGCTTCATTTCAAAAAATGGCGGATACGACGAAGATGGGATATATAACTGTTAACTACGATATTGATTCGAGTGACTGGAAAGCTAAAAATAGTAAAGAAATTGTAAACCGTGTGATGAAGCAAGCAGAGAACGGTGATATTATCTTACTTCATGATGGAGGAGGAAACCGAGAAGCAACAGTAGAAGCACTGCCTCAAATCATTGAAAAGCTGCAGGCGCAAGGGTATACATTTGTAACAGCAGGGGATTTGACGAACAAAAGCAGGGAAAGTACAATGCCCGCCGTTTTAAAAGCAGAGAATCCGATTATTCAAAACATCAAATTGATTCTAGCGAATATTGCTGCGCTACATACTGTTTTTTTCGTTTTGTTTTATGGAACATTAATTGTATTTACACTGCGTTTGCTTATTGTATTTTATCTTGCTCTTAAACATAAAAGAAAAGCTGATAAACTGCAGTTTGATGCTTCATATCAGCCTTTAGTCAGCGTAGTTGTCGCTGCATACAACGAAGAGAATGTCATAAACAGGACAATTAAATCGGTGTTGAAGAGTTCATATCAAAACCTTGAGATTATTATGGTTGATGATGGTTCAACAGATGGCACATCAAAGGCTGTTACTGAAGCTTTTAAAAACAATGACAAGTTTCATCTTCTTCGAAAGAAAAACGGAGGAAAGGCTGCGGCGATCAATTTGGGTATCCAAAAAGCACAAGGAGATATTATTGTGTCAATTGATGCCGATACCATTATTTCACCTGAAGCTATATCGCTTATGGTGAGACACTTTAACGATGAAAAAGTAGGAGCGGTATCTGGGAACATCAAAGTAGGAAATGTCCGTAATTTATTAACAATATGGCAGCATATTGAATATGTGTCAGGTTTTAATTTAGAGAAACGTGCTTTTTCCATGCTTAATTGCGTGACGGTTGTTCCAGGCGCAATAGGAGCATGGCGAAAAAAACTTGTTCAAGAATTAGGATATTTTACGGCCGATACATTAGCTGAAGATACAGACATGTCTCTGCGTATATTGCGCAGCGGTTATAAAATTTCAATTGAAGAGAAAGCAAGTGCATATACAGAAGCACCGGAAAAGCGTAAAGATTTTCTCAAACAGCGCCATCGCTGGAACTTTGGGACTTTACAGTGCTTGTGGAAGCACAAAAGAGCTTTTGGAGGGCGCAAGCATAAAGCATTAGGTTTTATGGCTCTTCCTAATATGCTGCTGTTTCAATTCATTTTTCCTTTATTTGCACCATTTTTAGACCTTTTATTTGTTTTGAGGCTATGTACTGGAGATGTGAAACATTCGGTTCTTCTATACGGGTGCTACTTTATTGTTGATTTTCTTGTTTGCTTAGTGGCCTTTAGATTAGAGCGAATAAGCAGTAAAGCATTGATTGCTCTAGTGATACAAAGAATTGTGTATCGCTACTTATTACTATGGGTAGCTTGGAAGGCAGTTTTAGCTGCATTAAAAGGAACAAGAGTAGGGTGGAACAAATTAAAACGCTCCGGAAATTTGCAGGTAACAAGAGACAGTTCAGCTGAGAGAACTGGGTGA
- a CDS encoding CoA transferase yields MSDITKGQLTKSIVKANENRLTDNSDFDIYQELENVLQGVGLSAKDSGGNITFYGEDPIVPSTLRLASAAAIALVAKSVAVSKIWRIRGGKGQDIHMDLRKAIRRLSPFYDKKWEKLNGYAPSKANDPYNPLGFRFYQTKDDKWVMPLNPYPRSKHETLKLLNCIEDPDAVAKAIRGWNAEELEKAAAERAVIMPVVRTIEEFMNESVYEEVAQLPLIEIEKIGESEPIPFSKDPKTPLDGIRALGLGHVIAGAGFGRALALHGADVLNIWKPTDWEHDTIYATSNVGMRSSTLDIGEKEGKEKMVELLKGADIFFANRRYGFLERYGLTAEECAELKPGIIHCTVNLHGTQGEWAKRNGFDQTAGSVTGVMALEGSPENPKLPPIVVVNDYAVSWLLEVGALMALERRAKEGGSYRVRVSLDRVSLWILSMGIYDKAYAHQTAGSSEKHEYIAPDLFTAQTPLGLYQGLTEQIEMSETPGEYKTVLVPRGSSRPEWL; encoded by the coding sequence GTGAGCGACATTACTAAAGGTCAGCTAACAAAATCTATTGTGAAAGCAAATGAAAATCGTTTAACGGATAATAGTGATTTTGATATCTATCAAGAGTTAGAAAATGTGCTTCAAGGAGTCGGCTTATCAGCAAAAGACAGCGGAGGAAACATTACGTTTTACGGAGAAGATCCGATTGTTCCTAGTACGCTGCGCCTTGCCTCAGCAGCAGCTATTGCACTAGTTGCTAAATCAGTAGCTGTCTCAAAAATTTGGAGAATACGCGGAGGAAAAGGTCAAGATATTCATATGGATTTACGAAAAGCTATTCGAAGATTATCACCTTTTTACGATAAAAAATGGGAAAAGCTTAATGGGTACGCACCAAGTAAAGCAAATGATCCATATAACCCATTAGGCTTTCGCTTTTATCAAACAAAAGATGACAAATGGGTGATGCCGCTGAATCCATATCCACGCTCTAAGCATGAAACGCTAAAGCTGTTAAATTGTATAGAAGACCCTGATGCAGTGGCAAAAGCAATTCGCGGATGGAATGCAGAAGAATTAGAAAAAGCTGCAGCGGAGCGAGCAGTTATCATGCCTGTTGTGCGGACAATTGAAGAGTTTATGAATGAGTCCGTGTATGAAGAAGTAGCGCAACTTCCTTTAATTGAAATTGAAAAGATTGGAGAAAGTGAGCCGATTCCTTTTTCAAAAGATCCTAAAACGCCGCTAGATGGTATTCGAGCATTAGGGCTTGGTCATGTTATTGCAGGAGCAGGATTTGGTAGAGCTCTCGCTTTACACGGTGCGGACGTCTTAAATATTTGGAAGCCAACCGATTGGGAGCATGATACGATTTACGCTACGTCTAATGTCGGTATGCGCTCTTCAACGCTGGATATCGGTGAAAAAGAAGGAAAAGAAAAAATGGTTGAACTTCTAAAAGGAGCCGATATCTTTTTTGCGAACCGTCGATACGGGTTTCTAGAGAGATACGGTCTAACAGCTGAAGAGTGTGCAGAACTAAAACCAGGAATCATTCACTGCACGGTTAACCTGCACGGAACGCAAGGAGAGTGGGCAAAAAGAAATGGGTTTGATCAAACAGCGGGAAGTGTAACGGGAGTCATGGCGTTAGAAGGATCGCCAGAAAATCCTAAGCTGCCTCCTATCGTAGTTGTAAATGATTATGCGGTTTCTTGGTTGCTTGAAGTCGGTGCTTTAATGGCACTGGAAAGAAGAGCAAAAGAAGGAGGCAGCTACCGTGTGCGTGTATCATTGGATCGCGTATCTTTATGGATTTTATCAATGGGCATCTATGACAAAGCGTACGCTCATCAAACAGCTGGTTCGTCAGAGAAGCACGAGTACATTGCACCGGATCTCTTTACAGCCCAAACACCTTTAGGATTGTACCAAGGGCTTACAGAACAAATCGAGATGTCGGAAACTCCAGGGGAATATAAGACGGTTCTCGTTCCTCGAGGTTCTTCACGACCAGAGTGGTTGTGA
- a CDS encoding response regulator transcription factor: MATILLVDDEARMLDLLKLYLLPNGFTCIKFEKGTEALRYLYEGNKADLMLLDIMMPSKDGWEICQEVRKMSDIPVIMLTARSQTLDVVKGLNIGADDYITKPFSEEELVARISAVLRRSLKEKNEITYKGLVWSKEDHVLQYKNQHIQVTPKEFELVGLLLQHLNRVFSRDDLLVLVWGYEAEIGDRTIDSHVRNVRDKLRKAGFPVDEYLQTVWGIGYKWVDVS; this comes from the coding sequence ATGGCAACTATTTTATTAGTGGATGATGAAGCAAGGATGCTGGATTTACTAAAACTTTATCTGCTGCCAAACGGATTTACATGTATAAAATTTGAAAAGGGCACAGAAGCGCTACGCTATCTTTATGAAGGTAACAAAGCAGATTTGATGTTATTAGATATTATGATGCCAAGCAAAGACGGGTGGGAAATTTGCCAAGAAGTAAGAAAAATGTCTGATATACCAGTCATTATGCTCACAGCCCGCAGCCAAACGTTAGATGTAGTAAAAGGATTAAATATAGGGGCAGACGACTATATTACTAAACCGTTTAGCGAAGAAGAATTGGTTGCACGCATCAGTGCGGTTCTTAGACGTTCCTTAAAAGAAAAGAATGAAATCACCTATAAAGGGTTAGTATGGAGCAAGGAAGACCACGTATTACAATATAAAAATCAGCACATTCAAGTGACGCCTAAAGAGTTTGAATTAGTAGGGTTACTTCTTCAGCATTTAAATCGTGTGTTCAGCCGAGACGACTTGCTTGTGTTAGTGTGGGGATATGAGGCGGAGATTGGAGATCGTACTATTGACTCCCATGTGCGAAATGTTCGGGATAAGCTTAGAAAAGCGGGTTTTCCTGTAGACGAATACCTGCAAACCGTATGGGGAATAGGCTATAAGTGGGTTGATGTTAGTTGA
- a CDS encoding glycoside-pentoside-hexuronide (GPH):cation symporter, with the protein MSMGVQSKVSLKTVLSYGMGSFGNNIIYALTSTYLMIFYTDSVGLNAAAVGTLFLIARIWDGIADIIIGMIVDNTETRFGKFRPYLLIGGFFAAVATVACFISPDLSHTGKLIYAYITYIAWGTSFAIMDIPYWSLSATITQDVKERNKVVAFPRTIAAVGSLFASLLTLPLAHYFGNWFMLSLIYACILMITMIITFSGVKETYTVKRQEKQTPKAVWNLFIQNKPLRYLIFSMLLVETILTIRTTFSIYYFKYNLNAENIASLYLTLFFTAQILGAIASPFISNKFGKKRAAIWGIALNAVATLTMFVTGFHVMPVMVLSFLASFGGGVSNIAQTSMLADCVEYGEWKTGNRAEGMVFSTNIFKTKVASAVGGAVGGYILSAVGYVPNQIQSHSTLIWIALIFTMIPGILCLLSLVPLAKYELTEKRYLEILQDMKKRSSGIKEKPAMKVSS; encoded by the coding sequence ATGAGCATGGGGGTACAGTCAAAAGTTTCTCTAAAAACCGTATTATCATACGGAATGGGGAGTTTTGGAAACAATATTATTTATGCGTTAACAAGTACATATTTAATGATTTTTTATACGGATAGTGTAGGATTAAATGCCGCAGCTGTAGGAACTTTATTTCTTATTGCTAGGATATGGGATGGAATTGCAGACATTATTATCGGAATGATTGTTGACAATACAGAAACGAGATTTGGTAAGTTTAGGCCTTATCTTTTAATAGGCGGATTTTTTGCAGCCGTTGCTACAGTCGCGTGTTTTATTAGTCCTGATCTTTCTCATACAGGAAAATTAATTTATGCTTATATCACCTATATCGCGTGGGGAACAAGTTTTGCCATCATGGATATTCCCTATTGGTCGCTTTCGGCAACGATTACACAAGATGTAAAAGAACGAAATAAAGTAGTGGCTTTTCCTAGAACCATTGCAGCAGTAGGCTCTTTATTTGCTAGTTTATTAACTCTTCCACTAGCTCATTATTTTGGAAATTGGTTTATGCTTAGTCTTATTTATGCGTGTATCTTAATGATTACAATGATTATTACATTTTCAGGAGTAAAAGAAACCTATACCGTAAAAAGACAGGAAAAGCAGACGCCAAAAGCAGTTTGGAACTTATTTATTCAAAATAAACCGCTGCGCTACCTGATTTTCTCGATGCTTTTAGTTGAAACGATTTTAACGATTCGAACTACTTTTTCTATTTACTATTTTAAATACAATTTAAATGCAGAGAATATCGCGTCTCTTTATTTAACCTTATTTTTTACAGCACAAATTTTAGGAGCGATCGCGTCTCCTTTTATTTCAAATAAATTTGGAAAGAAACGTGCAGCAATATGGGGAATTGCCCTAAATGCTGTAGCTACTCTTACAATGTTTGTAACTGGTTTTCACGTTATGCCGGTGATGGTTTTAAGCTTTTTAGCTTCTTTCGGCGGTGGAGTTAGCAACATTGCTCAAACATCTATGCTTGCTGACTGTGTAGAATATGGCGAATGGAAAACCGGAAACCGAGCGGAAGGAATGGTGTTCTCTACGAATATCTTCAAAACGAAGGTTGCTTCAGCAGTGGGCGGAGCAGTAGGGGGGTATATTCTTTCAGCAGTAGGATATGTGCCAAATCAAATTCAGTCACACAGCACGCTCATTTGGATCGCTTTAATCTTTACGATGATTCCAGGTATTCTCTGCTTGTTATCACTTGTCCCACTCGCAAAATATGAGTTGACTGAAAAGAGATATTTAGAGATTTTACAGGATATGAAAAAGCGCTCAAGCGGCATAAAAGAAAAACCGGCTATGAAAGTGTCTAGCTAA
- a CDS encoding metal-sensitive transcriptional regulator produces MVEANHMNSEEKCCTINSERKSHHSPEVKKNLTSRLNRIEGQIRGIKGLIEKDTYCDDVITQIAAAQSALNSVSKILLEGHLKHCIVERVQDGDEEVVDELLTTIKRLMK; encoded by the coding sequence ATGGTCGAAGCGAATCACATGAATAGTGAAGAAAAATGTTGTACGATAAATAGTGAAAGAAAAAGTCACCATTCTCCAGAAGTGAAAAAAAATCTAACAAGCCGATTAAATCGAATTGAAGGACAAATTCGAGGAATTAAAGGATTAATTGAAAAAGATACGTATTGTGACGACGTGATTACTCAAATCGCAGCTGCGCAGTCTGCTTTAAATAGTGTAAGTAAAATTTTGCTTGAAGGTCACTTGAAGCATTGCATTGTAGAACGTGTGCAAGATGGTGATGAAGAAGTAGTAGATGAATTATTAACAACCATTAAACGATTAATGAAATAA
- a CDS encoding universal stress protein, which produces MYNKILVAFDGSAPSIRALQHASKLAKSVNANKLTIVHIKERIHLQQPVFSVDLDALIEEENRDILSEAHNHLTQSGIPYEAYGLEGTASKKIIEYAHDNQQDVIVIGSQGKGFVKETFLGSVSHEVAQSAECPVIIVK; this is translated from the coding sequence ATGTATAATAAAATCTTAGTCGCCTTTGACGGTTCCGCACCTTCTATTCGTGCTCTTCAACATGCAAGTAAACTAGCTAAAAGCGTAAATGCTAATAAGCTGACAATTGTACATATTAAGGAAAGAATTCACTTGCAGCAGCCTGTTTTTAGCGTTGACTTAGATGCACTGATAGAAGAAGAAAACCGCGATATTTTATCTGAAGCTCACAATCATTTAACTCAATCAGGTATTCCATATGAGGCATACGGTTTAGAGGGCACCGCTTCAAAGAAGATTATCGAATACGCACATGACAATCAACAAGACGTCATTGTAATAGGAAGTCAAGGAAAGGGCTTTGTTAAAGAGACATTTTTAGGAAGTGTAAGTCACGAAGTTGCTCAATCCGCAGAATGTCCTGTTATCATTGTTAAATAA
- a CDS encoding IDEAL domain-containing protein produces the protein MENYTSRKMTQEEVKVSDATAAQLVLNKSLRDFKKAQLLLQIDQSLEKRDKETFLRLTEELKEVC, from the coding sequence ATGGAAAACTATACGTCCCGCAAAATGACACAAGAAGAAGTAAAAGTATCAGACGCGACAGCAGCTCAACTAGTGCTAAACAAATCTCTTCGTGACTTTAAAAAAGCACAGCTTTTACTGCAAATTGATCAGTCTTTAGAAAAAAGAGATAAAGAAACTTTTTTACGTTTAACTGAAGAGTTAAAAGAAGTTTGTTAA
- the copZ gene encoding copper chaperone CopZ — translation MENVTLSVQGMSCGHCVKAVEGGVGELNGVKSVEVSLEDAKVTVAFDPSQVTVEDIKEAIDDQGYDVA, via the coding sequence ATGGAAAACGTAACATTATCAGTACAAGGAATGTCTTGCGGTCATTGTGTCAAAGCTGTTGAAGGCGGCGTAGGCGAACTTAATGGCGTTAAAAGCGTAGAAGTAAGCTTAGAAGATGCAAAAGTAACAGTTGCATTTGATCCAAGTCAAGTAACGGTCGAAGATATTAAAGAGGCTATTGATGACCAAGGTTATGACGTAGCATAA
- a CDS encoding DUF2164 domain-containing protein, giving the protein MFINFSKEDKDKMLNEIQTFFYNERDEEISEFAAENVLEFIKEHIGPHFYNQAIKDAEDIMNQVMLSAEENLHALKKPIEK; this is encoded by the coding sequence ATGTTTATTAATTTTTCAAAAGAAGATAAAGATAAAATGCTGAATGAAATTCAAACGTTTTTTTATAACGAACGAGATGAAGAAATCAGTGAATTTGCAGCAGAAAATGTATTAGAGTTTATTAAAGAACATATCGGCCCTCACTTTTATAATCAAGCAATTAAAGATGCGGAAGATATTATGAACCAAGTCATGCTTTCTGCAGAAGAAAATTTACATGCATTAAAAAAACCAATCGAAAAGTAG